Genomic window (Pseudopipra pipra isolate bDixPip1 chromosome 7, bDixPip1.hap1, whole genome shotgun sequence):
GTGAGTCCCGGGGCTGGAGCAGTTTTAGGACATCctccagggaggagctggggatAAAATGGAAATACAGCTGTCCTAGAATCAGCATTTTCAGGAGATGTGGGAGGGGTGAGGTTTGGGGCTGCCCAAGCTCCCTGCCCACTGTCAGCAGGATGGGGCCCTCCTGTGAGGATGGAGTGGGCACTCTGGGAGGACAGGGATGGTTTCCTTGGTGAAGTGTTCCCCAGGGCCATTGCTACCTGGGTTGGGGTGCCAAGGCAGTGACTCTTGCTCTGCTCTCCTACAGCTGCTCCTGACCAATGCCAGCAGGACCACCTCCACCTGGAAGGATTTCCGGAGGAAGCTGCGGCTACTGGTGCCATACATGTGGCCCAGAGGCAACcacctgctgcaggggctggtgtTGTTCTGCATGGCGCTCATGGGACTGGAGCGGGCGATCAATGTCTTCGTCCCCATCTACTACAAGAACATTGGTGAGGCACTTGGAGCTCAGCATGTGAGGCTGCTCATGGCCTCACCGAGTGCTGGGAGGTGTGCTGCAGGGGGCTGGTAGGAGCAGAATCTAGGGTGTCAGGGACCAGCACTAAGTGCTGGGGCTTGTTCCCATGGGCACCCAATAATGCTTCCCCTCTATCCTGACCCTTGCCACCCTCTCCTCAGTGAATGAGCTGACGGTGGGCGCTCCCTGGCACACCCTGGCCTGGACTGTCTGCAGCTACGTGGGGCTGAAATTCCTGCAGGGTGGAGGTGCTGGTAAGGACCACTGGGAAGGACAGGGCACTGGGGAGAGACAGGGTGGGGAACATCTTGCCAGGGCTGGAGTGGCCAGGGATGCCCTTATCCCCCATAACTGCTGTTCTCTCTTGGAAGCAGCAACCAGTGCTGATCCTGGGCTGGGGATAGCAGGTGGACCTCATCCCAAatccccctttcccagctgggCTTTCTGAATCTTGCTTCATGCTCCAGGGGGGCTGATCTCGGTTGACCTTTTCATGTTGCCCTGCAGGCTCCACTGGCTTCGTGAGCAACCTGCGCACCTTCCTGTGGGTGTGGGTGCAGCAGTTCACCAACCGGCAGGTGCAGGTGCAGCTCTTTGCCCACCTGCATGGGCTGTCCCTGCGCTGGCACCTGGGGCGTCGCACTGGCGAGGTCCTGCGCAGCGTGGACCGGGGCACCAGCAGCATCGACAGCTTGCTCAGGTCAGAGCGTGCCTGTGGCAGGTGGGGGGTGGCCAAGCAGCCCCACCGGGCCAGGCTGATGTGCcatcccccttccctccctcagcTACATCGTGTTCAGCATTGTCCCCACCATTGCGGACATTGTCATCGGCATAGTTTACTTCACCTCGGTCTTCAGCGCCTGGTTTGGCCTCATCATCTTCGTGTGCATGAGCCTGTATCTGAGTGAGTGGAGGGTCAGGATGCAGGGCTTCCAGGCTGTGGGGTGACAGGAACTTGCCAATgcacctccctcctgcccacagcTCTGACCATCTTCATCACTGAGTGGAGGACCAAGTACCGGCGGGAGATGAACACGTGGGACAATGATGCCAAGTCCCGGGCTGTGGACTCGCTCCTCAATTTTGAGACGGTACTGTAGGCACTGGAGGAGTCACTGAGCACTGCTTGGTGCTGCAGGGGACCATTTGGGTGCTGACCCCTGGTCTGTGTCCTGCAGGTGAAGTACTACAATGCAGAGAGCTATGAGGTGAACCGCTTTAATGATGCCATCGTCAAGTACCAGGTATGGGGTGCTCAGCACCAGTGGGGGAGTTGAAAGGGAAGGAGCTGAGCCTCACAGTCACCTGCAGGGAAGATGAAGCTCACCACGGGGCTGCTTTGGACACAGCAGCATCCCACAGGACTTTGCCTCTTCCAGGTCTCGGAGTGGAAGGTCAGTGCCTCGCTGGGCCTCCTCAACCAGACCCAGAACATAGTCATTGGtctggggctgctggcagggtccctgctctgtgcctaCTTTGTCACCGAAAACAAGCTGCAGGTAAGGCTTGTGCCAGCCTGGGCAGCCTCCTGCTGAGTTGGGGCTCTGGGTCTGGTGGTGATGGACCCCTATACCGCGTCCTTTCCAGGTGGGGGACTTTGTCCTCTTTGGCACCTACATCATCCAGCTCTACACGCCACTCAACTGGTTTGGGACTTACTACAGGTAACACAGAGCTGTGGAGGTGCCTGGGGTCCTCCTTTCCATGGGTGACTGGTTCTAGATGTGCTCCTCCAAACCCTTCTCTCTGGTCTTTGCCCCCCTTCCAGGGTGATCCAGAAGTCCTTTGTGGACATGGAAAACATGTTTGAGCTCTTCTGCGAGGAGCAGGAGGTAGGTGCTGCCTTTCCTGGACCCCATTCCCTGGATTGCCCCGTGGTcctgccctggggacaggctaGCTCTGAGGCCACATCTCTCCTCTGGCAGGTGAAGGATGTGGTGAATGCTGATGACCTGCACTTGGAGGCTGGGCAGATCGAGTTTGAGAATGTGCACTTCAGCTATATGGATGGGTATGGGTGGGTGCAGGGTGGAACAATGAGCTATGGGGCCTGACATATGGGGATAGGGGGTGGTGGGTGCAGGGTGGAAAAATGAGCTATGGGACCTGACATATGGGGATATGGGGACGTGGAGTGGCCCTGAGCCCCTCTCAATCTCCCTCTCCCAGGAGAGAAATCCTGCATGACATCTCCTTCTCTGTGATGCCTGGGCAGACTCTGGCTCTGGTAAGAGTAGGAGCTTGGGTGTGGGTTCACTGCGGGAGGGTGGGATGGAGGAAGAGGGGCTGGAAAATACGAGGGTGGGAAGGACAGACCCCCAACAGGGCCAActcttccctgcccagctctaCTGGCAGCTGGGAGACTCTGGCATCTCCAAGTCCCTTTACCTTTGCCTGCAGGTGGGACCTTCGGGCTCAGGGAAGAGCACCATCATCCGCCTGCTCTTCCGCTTCTACGACGTGCAAGGTGGCTGCATCCGCATCGATGGGCAGGACATATCCCAGGTAAGGGCGGGAGGCCTGCAGGGACCAGAGGGGGGACACACCAGCTCCTCTGGGCCGCACAGCGCTGCTTGGTGCAGGCACTAGCACCCCCCAGGGGCAGGGATGAGCACACATGGCCCCTTTGCAGGCTGATGGCTATGCCAGGAGTCGGGTCAATGGCATGACTGCGGGACCCCTGGGCTGAAATGCTGGAGACTGGCCAGGGCTCCCTGGGAAGGGCCAGGCCACTGTCAGGGTGCTCCACCACAGGGTGGAGATTCAGCTGAGCCTGTGGTGCACAGAATCCTACAGCACACACCCTGCAAAGAGTGGGGGTCATAGCAGAGGGGTAggattgggttttttgggggggggtggtgtCTTTGCAAGAGTTTTGCATCTGCCTGAGCCCtctccccctgcctccccagGTGAAGCAGGCATCGCTGCGTGCTCACATTGGGGTGGTGCCCCAGGACACAGTGCTCTTCAATGACACCATCGCCAACAACATCCGCTATGGACGGATCCTGGCCACTGACCAGGAGGTGCAGGAGGCAGCCCGGGCTGCTGATATCCACGACCgcatcctttcctttcctgatgGTGAGACACTTGCAGTCCCCTTCTGATCTTCCCCTGTGATCCCAGGGTTCCTCATGACCTTCTAGCTGCGCTCACAAGTGTCCTTAGGTGACATGGCCCATGGGGACACTTGCGTGACCCTGTGCCTTGCTTTGCCTCGCCCTGCCTTCTCTCCAGGGCTAGATCAGCTCCTGGTTAGGGATGGGCAGAGGCTGTGCCAGGTGATTGTGTGGTCCCAGCaggacctccctgggcaacacAGCCTggtccccatccccatctcGGAGGGCACCAGCACAGTATGTTCCCACCCTTGTGCCTGTAGGATACAACACGCAAGTCGGGGAGCGGGGGCTGAAGCTGAGTGGGGGTGAGAAGCAGCGTGTTGCCATCGCACGCACCATCCTGAAGGGCCCCCGCATCATCCTGCTGGATGAGGTAATGGCAAGGGCCTCCTCCCACTCTGCAGCAGCCCCACTCTCAGCGGCTGCCTGCACTGCCTCCATCCTTTCCCCACACCTTGCCTCTCCCACAGGCCACATCCGCACTCGACACAGAGACTGAGAGACACATCCAGGCCTCACTGGCCAAGGTCTGCACCCACCGCACCACCGTCGTTGTTGCACATAGGTAGGGATGAAAGGAAAGGGCTGATCCAGTGAGTGCTGAGCATTCTGAGCTGGCCAGCCCCTCCCAGAGGGGCACACAGACCTGTCCCCTGCTCAGGGGGTGACAGTTCCTGGGATTGCATCTCCTTACACTATCCAAACCCCACTCCCACACCTCTCCCCTCAGAGTCAGGATAACACCTGCCTTTCCTTGCAGGCTCTCCACTGTGGTAGGTGCAGACCAGATCCTGGTGCTCAAGGATGGGCGCATCGTGGAGCGAGGGA
Coding sequences:
- the ABCB6 gene encoding ATP-binding cassette sub-family B member 6; the protein is MAMLGGYCEGNSSIAQAWVQQGFQPCFFFTLVPAVLLSVCLLLGALQYACYARFGRAMEPKYILHSRLYRGQVLLSVLLALQPFGGLLWQGVGLGRLYGYMLLHACLWALSWGCAIALLQLERTRVLAHDRTRGHGTVLLLFWALAFAAENLTLVCWRSPLWWWALEDTNQKVQFGFWLLRYICTFVLFILGMKAPGLPRQPYMLLINEEERDVENSQLLLTNASRTTSTWKDFRRKLRLLVPYMWPRGNHLLQGLVLFCMALMGLERAINVFVPIYYKNIVNELTVGAPWHTLAWTVCSYVGLKFLQGGGAGSTGFVSNLRTFLWVWVQQFTNRQVQVQLFAHLHGLSLRWHLGRRTGEVLRSVDRGTSSIDSLLSYIVFSIVPTIADIVIGIVYFTSVFSAWFGLIIFVCMSLYLTLTIFITEWRTKYRREMNTWDNDAKSRAVDSLLNFETVKYYNAESYEVNRFNDAIVKYQVSEWKVSASLGLLNQTQNIVIGLGLLAGSLLCAYFVTENKLQVGDFVLFGTYIIQLYTPLNWFGTYYRVIQKSFVDMENMFELFCEEQEVKDVVNADDLHLEAGQIEFENVHFSYMDGREILHDISFSVMPGQTLALVGPSGSGKSTIIRLLFRFYDVQGGCIRIDGQDISQVKQASLRAHIGVVPQDTVLFNDTIANNIRYGRILATDQEVQEAARAADIHDRILSFPDGYNTQVGERGLKLSGGEKQRVAIARTILKGPRIILLDEATSALDTETERHIQASLAKVCTHRTTVVVAHRLSTVVGADQILVLKDGRIVERGRHEELLQKGGVYAGMWLQQQAGDEEENKEHHTEKL